Proteins encoded in a region of the Benincasa hispida cultivar B227 chromosome 2, ASM972705v1, whole genome shotgun sequence genome:
- the LOC120072053 gene encoding uncharacterized protein LOC120072053 gives MSVAEYKQKFTELSQYALPIIAEERDICRKFEQGLRKEIRTPVTSTANWDLERGSRPKAIAVSRPEMPRAGESVASTDRKLMCPSYGKRHLGVCYSVRGVCFQCSQAKHLKRDCPQVNKEAPTTQVNQSKGTGNQGKGSSGAKQKGVVGRPQQKGRVQFAYVLFDPGATHSFISSMFASSIDRLSEPMSEELYISTPIGDDFYVDLLPLDLLEFDAILGMDFLSKYRALVDCYKKEVVFRRSNSQDVILVGSKRLTVGSMISAVKAKKLLSKGCKAYWAHVVIAHEKKLKPEDVLVVNEFLDVFLEELSRLPPDRELEFTIDLIPGTTLIS, from the exons ATGTCAGTGGCAGAATACAAGCAGAAATTTACAGAATTATCACAGTATGCTCTGCCGATTATTGCTGAGGAAAGAGATATATGTAGGAAGTTTGAGCAAGGATTGAGGAAAGAGATTAGAACTCCGGTGACATCTACGGCTAATTG GGATCTAGAAAGAGGATCAAGACCCAAGGCCATTGCAGTCAGCCGACCAGAGATGCCACGAGCTGGTGAGTCTGTAGCCAGTACAGATAGGAAACTAATGTGCCCTAGTTATGGCAAGAGGCATCTTGGAGTGTGCTATAGTGTAAGAGGGGTATGTTTCCAATGTAGTCAAGCAAAGCATTTGAAGAGAGATTGTCCCCAGGTGAACAAGGAAGCCCCAACAACACAGGTTAACCAATCGAAGGGCACTGGAAATCAAGGTAAAGGATCAAGTGGTGCCAAGCAGAAGGGTGTCGTAGGTCGACCCCAACAGAAAGGGCGAGT ACAGTTTGCTTATGTTTTATTCGACCCTGGTGCcacacattcatttatatctagCATGTTTGCATCTAGTATAGATAGGTTGTCTGAGCCTATGTCTGAAGAGTTATATATCTCTACCCCTATAGGAGAT gatttttatgttgatttaCTTCCCTTGGATTTGTTAGAGTTTGATGCCATCCTAGggatggatttcctaagtaaatatCGTGCCTTAGTGGACTGTTACAAGAAAGAGGTCGTGTTCAGGAGATCAAACAGCCAGGACGTAATCCTGGTAGGAAGCAAAAGATTAACTGTAGGAAGTATGATATCAGCAGTGAAAGCTAAGAAGCTACTGAGCAAGGGATGTAAGGCTTATTGGGCTCATGTTGTGATTGCTCATGAGAAAAAGCTGAAACCAGAAGATGTTTTAGTGGTAAATGAGTTCCTAGATGTATTTCTTGAGGAATTATCGAGATTGCCACCCGATAGAGAATTGGAGTTCACTATTGACTTAATTCCAGGAACAACTCTCATATCATAG